One Kitasatospora sp. NBC_01287 DNA window includes the following coding sequences:
- a CDS encoding M56 family metallopeptidase produces MTALLGLLLLGVLLATAGPLLLTRAGWAEREPVLALLVWQCLVIAVLLCCLLSLLLAVSASLPEVRALLFTGAPHGVEAAYGLAGAEGWGRLCAALLALGGLRTALSLTREVRAARALRDHRHAELAHRAPELPAGIGHAPARRERLVVLESGRPEAWSLPGPQSRLVVTTGALSRLTDRELAAVLSHERGHVRARHHWLAQCAQALAAGFPGVGVFSAFRDQVGELVELAADDRAARRHGRLTTAHAMVELNAGRGVFGACSGQLAPGQLAQAPRRVDRLLAGAPRLPVTSRLRLTALALAAPVTVLLLAVLPGLTALR; encoded by the coding sequence ATGACGGCCCTGCTCGGCCTGCTGCTGCTCGGTGTGCTGCTCGCCACCGCCGGTCCCCTGCTGCTGACCCGGGCCGGCTGGGCGGAGCGGGAACCGGTGCTGGCGCTGCTGGTCTGGCAGTGCCTGGTGATCGCGGTGCTGCTCTGCTGCCTGCTGAGCCTGCTGCTGGCCGTCTCCGCCTCGCTGCCCGAGGTCCGCGCGCTGCTCTTCACCGGTGCCCCGCACGGGGTGGAGGCCGCCTACGGGCTGGCCGGCGCCGAGGGCTGGGGGCGGCTGTGCGCGGCGCTGCTGGCGCTCGGCGGGCTGCGCACGGCGCTCTCGCTCACCCGCGAGGTCCGGGCCGCCCGCGCACTGCGGGACCACCGGCACGCCGAGCTGGCCCACCGCGCGCCCGAGCTGCCCGCCGGTATCGGGCACGCGCCGGCCCGCCGGGAGCGGTTGGTGGTGCTGGAGAGCGGCCGCCCGGAGGCCTGGTCGCTGCCCGGTCCGCAGTCCCGCCTGGTGGTCACCACCGGCGCGCTCAGCCGGCTCACCGACCGCGAGCTGGCGGCGGTGCTGAGCCATGAGCGCGGGCACGTGCGCGCCCGGCACCACTGGCTGGCGCAGTGTGCCCAGGCGCTCGCGGCCGGCTTTCCCGGAGTCGGGGTGTTCAGCGCGTTCCGCGACCAGGTGGGCGAGCTGGTGGAGCTGGCGGCCGACGACCGGGCCGCGCGGCGGCACGGCCGGCTGACCACCGCCCACGCGATGGTCGAACTCAACGCCGGGCGCGGGGTCTTCGGGGCCTGCTCGGGGCAACTGGCCCCCGGTCAGCTGGCCCAGGCGCCGCGCCGGGTGGACCGGCTGCTCGCCGGGGCACCCCGGCTGCCGGTGACCAGTCGGCTGCGGCTGACGGCGCTCGCACTGGCGGCCCCGGTCACCGTGCTGCTGCTCGCGGTGCTGCCGGGGCTGACCGCCCTGCGCTGA
- a CDS encoding DUF5134 domain-containing protein, with the protein MHGPAVLSWLLVVLTTATGLLCLLRLRRPGTGTRHPAGLLRDGAHPGSRESDAAEAAMALGTAAMVLLGDRLPAPLWVGLFGLLGAASLCAAAGPRASGRRAHRLHHVMGAGAMAYMALAMGQGARAEHPGMAMPMGLPVVTGLLLLYFGGYTLWSGSRLLSVAAHPGGPVAGTAGGTDPAGTGAGAGPEGGLLGGALPQACRLAMGVGMFAMLLVL; encoded by the coding sequence ATGCACGGACCGGCTGTGCTCAGTTGGCTGCTGGTGGTGCTGACCACCGCGACCGGGCTGCTGTGCCTGCTGCGGCTGCGCCGACCGGGCACCGGCACCCGACACCCCGCGGGCCTGCTCAGGGACGGCGCGCACCCCGGCAGCCGCGAGTCGGACGCGGCGGAGGCCGCGATGGCGCTGGGCACGGCGGCGATGGTGCTGCTGGGCGACCGGCTGCCGGCCCCGCTCTGGGTGGGGCTCTTCGGGCTGCTGGGCGCGGCCTCGCTCTGCGCGGCGGCCGGCCCGCGGGCCTCGGGGCGCCGGGCGCACCGGCTGCACCACGTGATGGGGGCCGGTGCGATGGCCTACATGGCACTGGCGATGGGCCAGGGTGCGCGGGCGGAGCACCCGGGGATGGCGATGCCGATGGGGCTGCCCGTGGTGACCGGGCTGCTGCTGCTCTACTTCGGCGGCTACACGCTCTGGTCCGGCAGCCGGCTGCTCTCGGTGGCGGCACACCCGGGCGGCCCGGTCGCCGGGACGGCGGGGGGCACGGACCCGGCGGGCACCGGGGCCGGGGCCGGGCCGGAGGGTGGTCTGCTGGGCGGCGCGCTCCCCCAGGCCTGCCGACTCGCCATGGGCGTGGGGATGTTCGCGATGCTGCTGGTGCTCTGA
- a CDS encoding DUF6421 family protein yields the protein MQNLSSKLAVAADLPAASLAEHPAWQRLKQAVEALRPLQSKDGSIDLSAVQRQSVDPLLDTVLGAIQELAPFFPHDAAYLDAVQADLRKWAETGYREPDFLDSLLAFQPADERVDGLGHLVVFPMYTQNGNPDRNLEAVLLQVVWPDWLAELERTRFDNPMFVPITFTDFTAGYDTNSAVLFPETVAVRKAPERFTWGGIFCDREAARFRAVSNSAVELLGLEIPADAAALINDQARAQQTFVLWDLVHDRTHSHGDLPFDPFMIKQRSPFWMYGLEELRCDLTAFKEAVKLEAEGYEQGRDVQYAILFDRLFRFPVTGGRVRNYDGMGGQLLFAYLHQHDALRWRDNRLSIDWDRVAEVTNALCAEIEALYRAGIDRPKTAHWIAAYELVSRYLTPHPASTWAKGAAALPLELDGKALNKALCDAVHPDEFPLSMFYEALSKKLSTVIAATAGITGAGTQDVAA from the coding sequence ATGCAGAATCTTTCGTCGAAGCTCGCTGTGGCGGCCGACCTTCCGGCGGCGTCCCTGGCCGAGCACCCCGCCTGGCAGCGGCTCAAGCAGGCCGTCGAGGCCCTGCGCCCGCTGCAGTCGAAGGACGGCTCGATCGACCTCTCCGCCGTCCAGCGGCAGAGCGTCGACCCGCTCCTCGACACCGTGCTCGGGGCGATCCAGGAGCTCGCGCCGTTCTTCCCGCACGACGCCGCGTACCTCGACGCCGTCCAGGCCGACCTGCGCAAATGGGCCGAGACCGGCTACCGCGAGCCCGACTTCCTGGACTCGCTGCTCGCCTTCCAGCCCGCCGACGAGCGCGTCGACGGCCTCGGCCACCTGGTCGTCTTCCCGATGTACACCCAGAACGGCAACCCCGACCGCAACCTGGAGGCCGTCCTCCTCCAGGTGGTCTGGCCCGACTGGCTGGCCGAGCTGGAGCGCACCCGCTTCGACAACCCGATGTTCGTGCCGATCACCTTCACCGACTTCACGGCCGGCTACGACACCAACTCCGCGGTCCTCTTCCCGGAGACCGTCGCCGTCCGCAAGGCCCCCGAGCGCTTCACCTGGGGCGGCATCTTCTGCGACCGCGAGGCCGCGCGGTTCCGCGCCGTCTCGAACTCCGCCGTCGAGCTGCTCGGCCTGGAGATCCCGGCCGACGCCGCCGCGCTGATCAACGACCAGGCCCGCGCGCAGCAGACCTTCGTCCTGTGGGACCTGGTGCACGACCGCACCCACAGCCACGGTGACCTGCCGTTCGACCCGTTCATGATCAAGCAGCGCAGCCCGTTCTGGATGTACGGCCTGGAGGAGCTGCGCTGTGACCTGACCGCCTTCAAGGAGGCCGTCAAGCTGGAGGCCGAGGGTTACGAGCAGGGCCGCGACGTCCAGTACGCGATCCTCTTCGACCGCCTCTTCCGGTTCCCGGTCACCGGCGGCCGGGTCCGCAACTACGACGGCATGGGCGGCCAGCTGCTCTTCGCCTACCTGCACCAGCACGACGCGCTGCGCTGGCGCGACAACCGCCTCAGCATCGACTGGGACCGGGTCGCCGAGGTGACCAACGCGCTCTGCGCCGAGATCGAGGCGCTCTACCGGGCCGGCATCGACCGCCCGAAGACCGCCCACTGGATCGCCGCCTACGAGCTGGTCTCCCGCTACCTCACCCCGCACCCGGCCTCCACCTGGGCCAAGGGCGCGGCGGCCCTCCCGCTGGAGCTGGACGGCAAGGCGCTCAACAAGGCGCTCTGCGACGCCGTCCACCCCGACGAGTTCCCGCTCAGCATGTTCTACGAGGCCCTGTCCAAGAAGCTCTCCACCGTGATCGCCGCCACCGCGGGCATCACCGGCGCCGGCACCCAGGACGTGGCGGCATGA
- a CDS encoding SDR family NAD(P)-dependent oxidoreductase — translation MSDLDLSGKVIAVAGATGPAGRATLRRLAVAGATVVAAGSDARRLDAATDAVRSAVPGARISGQVIDLLDPQEVHDWADHLEAEHDRVDGLFHLVGGWRGSKTFHDSRIDDWDWLQDRVVRTLQHTSLAFQPALLRSEAGRFAMISATAAHQPTAGGAAYAAAKAASEAWTRSMAHSFTKETTAPDGAPTAAAVILVIKALVTPEMRAEKPEAKFAGFTDTADLADTLAGLWDRPAAELNGQHLWLTAR, via the coding sequence ATGAGCGACCTCGACCTCTCCGGAAAGGTGATCGCGGTCGCCGGTGCCACCGGCCCGGCCGGCCGCGCTACCCTGCGCCGCCTGGCAGTCGCCGGTGCCACCGTGGTCGCCGCCGGCAGCGACGCCCGGCGCCTGGACGCCGCCACCGACGCCGTGCGGTCCGCCGTGCCCGGGGCCAGGATCAGCGGCCAGGTGATCGACCTGCTCGACCCGCAGGAGGTGCACGACTGGGCCGACCACCTGGAGGCCGAGCACGACCGGGTCGACGGCCTGTTCCACCTGGTCGGCGGCTGGCGCGGCAGCAAGACCTTCCACGACAGCCGGATCGACGACTGGGACTGGCTCCAGGACCGGGTGGTCCGCACCCTGCAGCACACCTCGCTCGCCTTCCAGCCCGCCCTGCTGCGCAGCGAGGCCGGCCGGTTCGCGATGATCTCCGCCACCGCCGCCCACCAGCCCACCGCCGGCGGCGCCGCCTACGCGGCGGCCAAGGCCGCGAGCGAGGCCTGGACCCGCTCGATGGCGCACTCCTTCACCAAGGAGACCACCGCCCCCGACGGCGCCCCGACGGCGGCGGCCGTCATCCTGGTCATCAAGGCCCTGGTCACCCCCGAGATGCGGGCCGAGAAGCCGGAGGCGAAGTTCGCCGGCTTCACCGACACCGCCGACCTGGCCGACACCCTGGCGGGCCTCTGGGACCGCCCCGCAGCAGAACTGAACGGACAGCACCTGTGGCTGACAGCCCGATGA